The Dunckerocampus dactyliophorus isolate RoL2022-P2 chromosome 13, RoL_Ddac_1.1, whole genome shotgun sequence genome window below encodes:
- the insm1b gene encoding insulinoma-associated protein 1b, with protein sequence MPKGFLVKRNKKCAHVSYRTRSDEDDLQEPTPTHAAFPGQTQPSLPMCASSSPHLPAASSDLTAADAPVPKMEKPAQFGNPETTCQALYSPTRPISKEHDRGYFERSFNLGSPISAESFPTPASLSGLDHLLYAPVDLKIGTSNSSRSGTTSSTSSSSSSSALPAPSNRAAGIKRPATDGTERKPKAAPKKPKAIRKLNFEDEVTTSPVLGLKIKEGPVEVKPRAQTSGANKPLGEFVCQLCKEAYADPFSLAQHKCSRIVRVEYRCPECDKMFSCPANLASHRRWHKPRSSGAQAVPPASAQGIKPMGVKSASEEAKDASDRDTPSPGLSESGSDDGSYDCHFCGKRFKRQAYLRKHIMGHQVMQKKVLEENGAAEQVPVPSSSSSEDSSNQSPLNLSPVDRLLCPVCGESFTSRAGQERHLRLMHSSQTYPCKYCPATLYSSPGLTRHINKCHPSENRQVILLQMPVRPAC encoded by the coding sequence ATGCCCAAAGGATTCCTggtaaaaagaaacaaaaagtgcGCACATGTTTCCTATAGGACTCGTTCGGACGAGGATGACCTCCAGgagcccacccccacccacgcTGCCTTCCCGGGTCAGACCCAGCCCTCCCTGCCGATGTGCGCGTCGTCCAGCCCGCATCTCCCCGCAGCATCCTCGGATCTCACAGCTGCCGACGCACCGGTGCCAAAAATGGAGAAGCCGGCCCAGTTCGGAAATCCCGAGACGACGTGCCAAGCTCTATACAGCCCGACCCGGCCCATCAGCAAGGAGCACGATAGGGGATATTTCGAGCGAAGTTTCAATCTGGGCTCGCCCATTTCTGCTGAGTCATTCCCGACACCTGCTTCTCTGTCCGGCCTGGACCACCTCCTGTACGCCCCGGTCGACTTGAAGATTGGCACCAGCAACAGCAGCCGTAGCGGAACCACCAGTAGCAccagcagcagtagcagtagcagcGCTCTACCTGCACCGAGCAACCGTGCCGCCGGCATCAAAAGACCCGCAACGGACGGCACGGAGCGCAAACCCAAAGCCGCCCCCAAGAAACCCAAAGCCATTAGGAAACTCAACTTTGAAGACGAGGTGACCACTTCCCCGGTGCTGGGGCTCAAAATCAAAGAGGGTCCAGTGGAGGTGAAGCCCAGGGCCCAAACCTCTGGAGCCAACAAGCCTTTGGGGGAGTTCGTGTGTCAGCTCTGCAAGGAAGCATACGCGGATCCCTTCTCCCTGGCCCAGCACAAGTGCTCCCGCATCGTCCGGGTCGAGTACCGGTGCCCCGAGTGTGATAAGATGTTCAGCTGCCCCGCCAACCTCGCCTCGCACCGCCGCTGGCACAAGCCCAGAAGCAGCGGTGCCCAAGCAGTGCCACCCGCATCGGCGCAGGGCATAAAACCCATGGGGGTCAAATCAGCCTCAGAAGAAGCCAAAGACGCGAGTGACAGAGACACCCCGAGTCCAGGTCTGTCCGAGTCCGGTTCCGATGACGGCTCGTATGACTGCCACTTCTGCGGAAAGAGGTTTAAGCGCCAGGCATACCTAAGAAAACACATCATGGGACACCAGGTCATGCAGAAGAAAGTTCTGGAGGAGAACGGCGCTGCCGAGCAGGTTCCAGtaccttcatcctcctcctcagagGACTCCTCAAACCAAAGCCCCCTCAATCTGAGCCCCGTGGACCGCCTGCTGTGTCCCGTGTGCGGGGAGAGCTTCACCAGCAGGGCCGGCCAGGAGAGACACCTCCGGCTCATGCATTCGTCCCAAACGTACCCCTGCAAGTACTGTCCCGCCACGCTGTACAGCTCGCCGGGACTGACCAGGCACATAAACAAGTGCCACCCCTCGGAGAACCGCCAGGTGATCCTGCTCCAGATGCCGGTGAGGCCCGCCTGCTGA